TAtcgtgaaaaaaaaaagataatctaTGGCATGATTACAAATTAAGGAAATATGGAATGAAGTTACAACAAGACATGAACTGTGTCGCATTATTTGGGTGGGCCTTGTCCTATCATTGAATATCTTTTAAATATGCTTTGAAGAAAATATTCCTCAATAAATTGCAATCTTCATTGCCATAAGTTCATTGTGTTCATGGCATTATTCTCGATCTGGTCCTTTGAGATTTTTCTTCTGTAAAATTATATTTAGTAGAGGATTATGCTATAACATGGGGAAAAATATCATACTGGGTTTCAGTAACACCAGGCGGCACTGTGATATTTCCTTTGGAATTCCTtctttgttaatttttttaatacctagaatatttttttaatacctGAATGCTGAATATTCTAATAAACTCCAGTTGTGATCATAATATGACAGATATAGAAGGAAAAGGGACAAGCTGGTTGAACGTGCCTCTGTTGCACGCTTACCCTTAAAGTGGGGTTCTGTTCAGGCCTACTGTTATCGTTCAGTGATTGATGGAATGGAGCATATTGCCATGGTTAAAGTAAGTAGCCTGTCTTAATTCAACTTCTGTTTATGTTTATGCCTGCTGCTGCTTTTGATGTATTATTTGAAGCTTAACTTCTCAAGACTCAAGTCTTTAGATCATGATACTAAATTTCATCCTCTTATCTTTTCTGAAACTCAAATACTGTTAATTTTGACATTTAAAATATACCATATATACAGGGAGATATTGGAGATGGTCAGGATATCCTTGTGAGGGTACATTCTGAGTGTCTTACTGGTGATATCTTTGGGTCGGCTAGATGTGACTGTGGTAATCAGCTTGCAACGGCTATGGAAATGATTGAAAAAGCTGGCAGAGGTGTGCTGGTTTACCTTCGAGGGCATGAAGGGAGGGGCATTGGACTTGGTCACAAACTTCGAGCTTACAATCTTCAGGATGCTGGGCGTGACACTGTGGAAGCTAATGAGGAACTTGGACTGCCTGTAGATTCACGGGAATATGGCATTGGTGCACAGGTAGGATTAAGAAATAGACCCAAGCATTGTTAATACTGTCTATGCTAATATGGACCATCTTAAACTTAATTTAGCCAGTATAATTTTTTAGATGTCTTGATATGACACAATTATGAAGAAAATCTCATCCATCCGTTTTAATTTCTGAGGCCCTATTGGACAGCATTTCCTATAACAATATTGTTTAGTTCCTTGGTACTGGTTTAGATGCTCTGGCATATCATATTCATCAATCATTCTACTGAATTTGTTATCATATGACTTCTAAATCATGCAATCTAAAAGCCAAGTCCTTTTCGCAGATATTGGGTGACCTTGGTGTTCGATCAATGAAGTTAATGACAAATAACCCTGCCAAGTACGGTGGGCTTAAAGGCTATGGACTGAGCATCACTGGCAGGGTTCCGTTGATAACTCCTATTACTACAGAAAACAGAAGATACTTGGAGACAAAAAGAGCAAAGATGGGTCATGTTTATGGATACAATGGTGGTCTCACCGGAAGCAACGGAACTAACAATCAACATCAGGCATAATGTGGACTTTGCCAAAGCACTATACATTTTACCTTGGTCCTGATTATGAATTTTGAGTCGCAAGCTTGATTCAAAAGTTTTTGCACTACATTCACCATTTATTCATGAAAGTTCGTCGAGGCATCTGCTTTTGAGGTATTCCTCTTGTACTATGATGCTAGACAACGAGGCATTTTCTCATGTAATTGAGCAATGTATCTTATAATTGATTGAACCAGGAAGGATTCAAATGTCTACTCATTTTGTAACAAAGTTAACGCCTGTGGACTTAATGGCATTGAACTTTTTGTTTTCTCTCTAGACTTTAAATTATATGGTTTCCATATTCTACTGTAAATTTGATAGATAATAATGAAACCATATTTAGTTATCATGTTCTCTGATGTTAGGCAGGCTAACAAAACATATTTATTTGATGGTAAGGTTTAACCGTATTGCTTTCCTTTTAAAATATAGAATTAGACATTTGAAGGCTGTGAGAACATCTCGctgtgaaaaaataataaataatagtaAATCATCTAAATTGCCTATTTAACACAGCTACGGATGGCTGACAACGAGCTCGTCCGAGTGCTCACCGATCGTGTCCATGCCTTCCACAAGCAAGACAATTCTAACGAGCAAGAAAATTGAATCTATAGTAGAACAAAAGAAACGATCGATTCCTCTTCGTAAGAAAGCAAATCTGATTGAAAGCCAAATCAGAATGTAATAATAACGAAAAGTTAATATAATATTCAGATTTTCCTTTACATTTACCAGTAGTAATACGTAAACTTGAAACGTAGCATGCATGGGATCACTACCATGTTCCCATTCCTGGTCAACTAAATCAAGGCAGGTCAGGTCAACCTATGATTTTGGACAAAGCATCATGTTTGGTCAATTTAGATTGGTCTGATCAGCTCGAACTGTGCTTGTCTTTTTGTCGGAGTGTTCAATTGTTAAGAAACAGATTGGATCAATTTAGAAACATTTATTCGATCGATCTAATCTAAGCACGTGAGTGATTAGTGAATATAAATCTAGCCATATGGATTACAGCAGACCTCCCTCCAAAAATAGCGCGTAGCCTCTGCATCATCTATATGCCCCTCACTAGAAGAATGACAGAATTTCCAAACTCTTCCTCATTTGTTCCTTTGATGAATTGCGAATTAGGATAAAATAATCTGCAGGAGAAAAAACAAATGTGCTATAGACGTTCTTGGTGTCTCATGGACACAATTACAGAGGTGCTTGTTAGTCTTTTGTGTAGATGTATATAGCACAACATTCATCTAAAGCCAATCATTCATAGTTATCAAGTCTATAACTTTTCCGTATAGCCTATCACTATATTAACACTATAGACGATAGCACTCCTaaattattttatgaaatttattttggCATGTTCGATACTGACAGTAACTTCAATCAATATTGACTTTATTCCCTCTTTATGTAGTTGGCTTTCTGTACTAATTTTACTTCTTTAGAAATAAAGGAGGAAGGCACGAAGACAGAAAAAATATATTCAAGTGTCTCATCGTTTTGTAGTATATGAGGGGGACCATGTCTTAGAATGTAAAGATTCTGTTAGATTTGTCTCAATCTATCTCATAATTGCACCACTGAGATGTTAATGAAGGATAGAGCAGGAACATCGAGTTTAAAATGATATGCAGAGGCACTGTCTGGAAAGAGACCCCCAAAATTTTGTTTTGTCAATTGATGGTTGTTTCTCTATTGAGTGATATCTATCTAATTTTCTTGTTTAAAGTTTTCCACCAGTTATTTATCTCTCAGATGTATGATAAGAGAAATGCATTGCAACTACTCATCAATTTGCATGCATAGAATGGCTACATTTCAGCAGTATGTTCAGGAATAAAATTGTTATAAAtatactatttatttttttttcccaaggATAAATATACATATATTGTACAGTATGAAACTGTGAAAATTTTACAGAGCTAACATTGCAATTGGCAATTGAAGTACTTACATGTCTTTCCAAATATTATTAAGAAATCATATCATGGACGTCCCTCTCCATCTAGACAAAACTTTAGGTatatccaatattctgttaatctGATCTTGGAGATCTATTTGATGAATCAGTTTTTGGTCTTTTCCCATGGACCACCCTGTGAGGGATTCCTTCTGAACTGCTACCCAATGCCAGAACACTGGgctgaacataataattctcaCAAAGCAAGACTTTCAATGAATTGAACAGTTAAAAATTGAAAGCCTTCAGAGTGTCACTTGTAGCCATCTGCTAATCATTTATCTTCTAAGTAGGCCTTGCTAAATCTTTCCAGAACTATTCTGAGGGGACTACCAGTAGGTTTACTTCTATTATGGTAGATGCTAGACAAAATTCCCTTAAATCTCTGCACCAGTTTAGGACTATAGCTCAGAACTTCTACATGCATTATCAGGGCCATGAAAGAAGCCAATGTGTAAGACAAATTCTCAATTGTACTTAGCCTACCGACAGTCTCGTTGCTTTTTAGGGAATCCTTTCCTCCCATTCTGCAAGAAAGAATAACATGAAAACAAAACATCTAGGCCAGAGCCTTTGGGACTGCCTTGCATCATATAAGACCATAGCTAAAGTCAATTACCACAGCATTAGTTAATAAAACGATTGCTTAAAGAATGAAATAAAAGATGTGGGGTTGTGAGTTAGTGGCCATTAGGTGAAGCAGTAACCTACTCATCTTTTCTGTCATTCCTGAAACAGTTGTGTGAGATCCTCCTGTTGGCAAAAGAAGTCACCAAGCTTTTCACCTTTAAATCTTTGATATTAAGACCAGACAAAAGTCTTCTTCTCCAGATCTGGACCAATGATATATAAATTAGAAATTGTACAAGACCTAGGGCTCTGAATGTTTTTCCTTTCGAGTCTACTTTTGAAACTCATGGGATCTCAAACACCACTGCCCACCCTGTCCGTTCCTGTCATCACAATAATCTAACTCCCAACAGATACAAGGTAGCTTACAAAGTGATAGAATTACTTCCTACTAGGGCTGTACAGACTATTCATTCTTTGTCCTTTAGCTTTTATATTTAGTGAGCTCTTACATCAAGTACAGCAGCACCATTTGATGAAAAAAAGTGAGCTAGCTTCCCTTTAATCGAGCACACTTAAGCTCATTTTTCATAATTTTGAAGTgatcttctcaattttttttgtCAATGAACATAGCTGACAATTTGCATTCAGATCAGTTCAGCAGGATACGATCTTAAACAAACATTTGGAGCTAAATTACTACAGCAAACATATTGTCTTGAAAACACAATCACATGGTACACTCAAAAGGAAGCATTTTCTTGAATTTTGCCAACCAGTTGGTGCACTGCTGCTGCAATCTCATCCACTGATGTCAATTGGCATTCATCTTCCACCTATGGAGTTCACAAACTTCATTAACTGGCAACAATGGTCGTGGTTAAAGAGGACTTCAGGTTCAACTGTACCTTTAGGCTGAAGGAGTAGAAGACCGTTTCATCAATGGTGGTGACATTGAGGTGGAGCGTGGTCAGGTGTAAGTTCTGCAATCCAATCACTATCTTCAGCAGCTGCTTCGGCTGCCGCGGCGAGAGGATCTTCAGGTTTGCATAGGTGTCTACCATGGTCACCTCTATGTCTGCTGCAGATGCCTTGTTCTCCGACAAATGCTCGTGTATGTTCTCATTAACTGCAGGTTTTGCACAAGGGTTGGATGAATACTGGGGGAAGGTGAAGAAATCGGCAAACGGGGCTGAATCAGATCGTTGCTTGATTCTTTTGTGAGCTTCAAGAAACTGGACTAGCTTTTCAAGCTCCTTGACGAAATTGATTGCCCCTCCAATTATGGATGCTTGATCGCTCTGCATGAAGAATTCAACGTGCTCTTAAGCTTGGTTTGCTTGAAAATTGGAATGAACAATTTCAGAAATTTATGGTGGAGCACAGGGCCCCATCAGGTATGTGTAAGGTTAGTCACAGTGAACAGCGAGTGATGATCAGTGACAACATGAAGCAATATTGTGGAACTGTGTAGGAATTCTGTTCAAAGACAACAAGAATAGACGAGATCTTAGCCTTAAGTGCTGATAAATCAATCACAAAAAGAATATTCAGAGTTTTGTTGGTCCACAACTGTATGACATTGATAAATCTCTAAGCGACACAAACAATTAGTCTTCTCTCCTGGCAAACCAGTCACTATATGCTTCTGATAAATACATACTAAAATGTGGAGATTTCACTCACAGATTAATATACGATTAATATACAATTACAAACCTCAAAGGCAGAgatttaatataaattatatggaaTGAAATTGTAGCAATTACGTTGTCCCTCACAATCCTCACAATCCGTGCTATGTGAAAGaacgagtttttttttttttccaaggaAATTATATGGAATGAAATTAAGCTGCAAAAAGGGAAgggagagagatagagagagaagCAAACCCTTTGCACATAGGAAGCCGGCATCAGTGACCGGAGCACAGCAAGGTACTCGTTCATCTGTTTTCTCCGGTTGCGCTCCACCGCAATGTGAGTCATCCTCTGGTTCTCCATTTCCTCCTGGTTCTTCTCGATCCTCGACCGCTGCCTCTTTTTCCGGCCCTTGGTCGGGCTGAAAACGAGCGTGTCGAGGGTGGCGGCAACCTCCGGTGATGATGATTTCTCGATGACTTGCACCCCGGTGGAGCAAGAGGCGTCCAAAGTCGCATTTTGTTCTAGTTCCCTGCTTCCTCGACTACCAGCACAATCAATTGCATTACATTCAAGTGGAACCGCCCCATTTTTATCAGCCCCTTGCTCTCCATCGCCAAAGTCATAGCCCCAAAACTCCCCTCCAATGCTGAACAACTCTCTCATGCTGTAGCCAAAGAGGTCCTGTGGAAACACTACAGCTTCCAGCGCCATTTTACCGCAAGTAGAGGACTAGGGAAGAAGACTCGAGACTCAACCAGAGAAAAGAACCCAAAGGAGGTTTTCTTACATAGGGAGATGATGCTGGGAGGGGAAGCAGCAGCTGACGAGACGAGGTTTTAAAGGCCTCAGTGAACGAGAACAGAACAAGGTTGCCACGTGAGGTCTGAAAAGGAAGGGAAGGGAAGCAGCAAGTATCAAGGTGAGCATGGGCAGTTAGGCTAAGTTGAATGTGTTAGTGTAATTGAAATCTATCATTAATAGTGAAAAAGAACTGCAAAGGAATGGGAGAAAGATGCTTCTGTTGTGATCAGATTCTAATAACTTGATGTGATCTGAGTCAGGGCCCAGAGATCAGAAGAGAACGGGCGAAGAAAAAGAGATCTCAATCAGAGTCAGAATCTCTACAGGCCTAGAGTCTTGGGACCGAGGCCAGAGAACATGGTGTTGAGTGCAATGGAGGAGTAGGCCATGTGTCCAACATGGCGATGGAATACAAACATAAATTGTacggagaaagaaagaaagaaagaaagaatgtAGAGGAACTCTCAATAAAATTTGTGATTGTGATGCAGAGGAACTCTCAATTTCTTACAGGAATCATCACTGACACCAAACAGCTTCTTCAGCATTTGAAATCATAATATTGTTCTTCCAGAATTTGAGTTTCCGCCTCAATGATCAATTCCTTTTAGCTTTCATGCATATGCACATTTTTGTCTTGTTTCCTTGTTTTTTCAGAGAAAGTACTGAAGTGAGCCAAGGTTACTGTCCGCATAGATGACTGCTTGGCTGCATTTGGCGACATCAGTCCTGCAAGTGAAATTATTCAGCATGCATGGATGTGTACAAACAAGCGTTCAGTTGACAGACATGACTGAGTAACACAGTGAAAATTGAACCTTTTCTATGGAAAGGAGCAAAGCAACAGTCAATCTTGGAGGCATTCCTGACGACTGTAGCAAGTTGATGTTTCTTATTGGGAGTCTCTGGCTTGTATTCATCCTCAAGTGTGTGTTTACGAAGATCACCTTCATTCTTTAAGCGATATGGAAGATCTGGAATCAGAGTAAAGAAATAAGACCTGTGCAACAAAAAAATACTCGCCGAGTCAGGCAAGTACAAAAGTTGCGTTTATTCTAATCCCAACTTTTACGCTAATCACGAAGATAATCTTTTGTTTATATCAATTCCTTCCGACAAGATTCCCATCATCACGTAGCTGCTCCCAGCTCGCACAGTACGTGAGGTGAAGCTGGCAATCATTCAAAGTTTGGTTGCTCAGGCCAAACGTCTCCATTAGTTAGTAAAGTTGATGTGAAAGCATTTCGTGGTAATCAGTGGAATGTGCCAGTCTTGATATATATTGACACAGATTGTGGGGCAAGAATGTGGGTACTAGTCCATGCATGCCATTAGAGAGATTGATATCCATCAACTGCATCATTTTGCATCTGAAATTAAAAGTTAATTAGGTTGAGTGAACGTGATTAGAAATGACACTTTTTTGAATAGTTTGTATTGATTGTTATTCAGTTTTGTGCAGATGAAGAGAAATGGGGAAAATATATAAGGTGAAAAGTGACAGGAAAAAACTTGATGATCTAGTTGGTGGAAGCATGACTTCGAGAAGAGGAGCAATCAAACCTCAGTGACCAGCTCTAATGCGGCTATGAAATGTGTTGGAAAACAATACAAAATTTGAGATGAGTAACATGTTCTTTAGTATTTCTTAAAAGGGTAGtaagaaaggtttttttttttttttccttttctttcttccaaTCTAACACATCAAACTTGATACATGAATCATGCTTgaaaaaatttaatcaaattggTTCGATAGAGAAATCAGATTGTCTTTTGTTTGATTTTCCTTCGTCTAGTTTAAGCCACATTGGATGATGCTGAGGGAAAGCCAAAATAACAGGACTTTCTTCTTAGTCAATTCAGATTTGGTGGGAGCGATCGTTGAAGTAATTTTCTGGTCAAAGCGGTAGTTGAAATATGAAGAttttagcaaagaaaataaattagGGAGGTAACTGGAAAAATCGGGAGTTTTAGACGCACCAATCAAAAAATCCATTGTTATAATTGTGTTCGTGGACTTCTCCGTCCCCACTCGCAAACGACGAAACAAGAACTACCGCGCATCTCGCACGTGCCGACGCCCACCGAGACACTCCATTTCAGTCCCCCTTCCTCGGAGGGATTCCTGCTCTCGCCTTCCACTCGGATGGCTTCCATCTCCGGCGTTTGCTCCCCCTCGTCCGCCGTACGTATCCGTCGGTCCCTCCCCGTCTCAACCTCTGGCCATCTCCGCCGCCTCCGGCCGTTCCGCTCCGTCGCAGATCTCAATCGCTCCTTCTCCTCTACCTCATCttgctcctcctcctctgccCCTCTCCCCGTGGAGAAGGAGGAGGATGGATCCGTCGAGAAGGATCCAATTAATCTCTGGAACCGCTATGTCGACTGGCTCTACCAGCACAAGGAGCTCGGCCTCTTACTCGACGTTAGCCGGATTGGGTTCACCGACAAGTTCTTTGACCTGATGGAGCCCCGGCTTCAGAAGGCGCTCGTGGCAATGCAGGATCTCGAGAAGGGGGCCATCGCCAACCCCGATGAGGGCCGCATGGTTGGCCATTACTGGTTGCGGAAGTCGAAGCTCGCGCCCAATTCGTTCTTGAGGCTTCAGATAGATAACACCCTCGATGCTATCTGCAAGTTTGCCGATGACGTTATCAGTGCAAAGGTACGTTCTTTCTTACTCAAATGTTTAGCTCGCTTTACTTTTATGTTTACCTAGCATGTCTGTTCGAACGTTTTGTTCGATAGCTGGAAAATTATTAGTGTTGTGAGCATTGATAAAAATTAAGATTCAGCCTTTGGAGCAAATTATCTGTTTGATACTTTTATTGCTTCAACCTACCTCCTGAAATGAAATTTATATACTCATGGATAACCAAATTGCACCCACTCAACTCCACAAATGGAAAAAAAAAGTATCTATTTTCATCGTAAGTCCCCACTCAGGAGTCTAATTTTCAGTTCAATGAATAACGTGTCACAATTTTTTGTATAGCGATTACATTAAGATGATTCGGTTTGGTCCAAGAATTCCAACAATAGTTCCATTCACGTTGAATTCCTATTGAAAAAGTAATcaaaacaaaattataaaattttgta
This genomic stretch from Zingiber officinale cultivar Zhangliang chromosome 7A, Zo_v1.1, whole genome shotgun sequence harbors:
- the LOC122000854 gene encoding transcription factor bHLH94-like yields the protein MALEAVVFPQDLFGYSMRELFSIGGEFWGYDFGDGEQGADKNGAVPLECNAIDCAGSRGSRELEQNATLDASCSTGVQVIEKSSSPEVAATLDTLVFSPTKGRKKRQRSRIEKNQEEMENQRMTHIAVERNRRKQMNEYLAVLRSLMPASYVQRSDQASIIGGAINFVKELEKLVQFLEAHKRIKQRSDSAPFADFFTFPQYSSNPCAKPAVNENIHEHLSENKASAADIEVTMVDTYANLKILSPRQPKQLLKIVIGLQNLHLTTLHLNVTTIDETVFYSFSLKVEDECQLTSVDEIAAAVHQLVGKIQENASF